In a single window of the Magnolia sinica isolate HGM2019 chromosome 7, MsV1, whole genome shotgun sequence genome:
- the LOC131251865 gene encoding uncharacterized protein LOC131251865: protein MESQTTLVTLSIVYAKCSKILRRKLWEDLVTISRNGTGLWVVGGDFNAVAAAEERRGNGSADMDSMANFAEAIQQANLLDTGFTSNNFTWSNNRAVNARVKAAEVDLELSEARLQSSVEESILQESLAIRRKLDNLQLMEEVYWKQKARNSWLEEGDRNTKFFQIVASERSRRAVISSIKDGEGNVITDWNRIKSAAVEFFENLFKEVPLSSAEEFMVGIPSILSAQDNEDLLTPRSMEEVWEAIKEIPKDGAPGPNGFSSAFFTSSWPIVRQDLHKAACAFLEGSSMPRAFSSTLICLIPKNPVASSPKDYRPISLCNVVYKILSKILSTRLGKVLPKIISEEQGAFVKGRSITKNIAMAQEALRNIVRKVRGGNIILKLDLEKANDRVNWNVLKQIMKRFGPTYSHLLFADDTLLFVNGSQHSLRTVNRFLTDYQETTGQCINKEKCRFFCPPAWSAARIKSGERLLGFVRASTEATYLGATLIVGRFGTQQLQCLLGKVSNRISRWNSRHLSEAGRLTLIKSVLGSTPLHIMVAMKIPKWTLIALERKFAQFLWGWTEGNKRLNWIAWKNVAWPIDEGGLGIHRLKDVLLALHLKLAWKLKYSDNQGPWVKLMRASFGADLHEEEGCNAISKRPPF from the exons ATGGAGAGTCAAACCACCCTAGTTACCCTCTCTATAGTCTACGCGAAGTGCTCTAAGATCCTCAGAAGGAAACTCTGGGAGGACTTAGTGACTATCAGCAGAAATGGAACGGGACTGTGGGTAGTGGGAGGAGATTTTAACGCTGTAGCTGCTGCCGAGGAAAGGAGAGGTAACGGATCAGCAGACATGGACAGTATGGCGAATTTTGCGGAAGCCATCCAACAGGCGAACCTTCTGGATACGGGGTTTACAAGTAATAACTTCACTTGGAGTAATAACAGGGCTGTAAATGCTAGA GTCAAAGCAGCAGAAGTTGATCTGGAACTTTCCGAAGCTCGACTGCAATCCTCCGTGGAGGAGTCGATTTTGCAAGAAAGTCTTGCTATCAGGCGTAAGTTGGACAACCTGCAGTTAATGGAAGAGGTCTACTGGAAGCAGAAAGCACGGAATTCCTGGTTGGAGGAAGGGGACCGGAATACAAAGTTCTTCCAAATAGTAGCTTCGGAGAGGAGTAGGAGAGCAGTGATATCCTCAATTAAAGATGGGGAAGGAAACGTTATTACGGATTGGAATCGAATCAAATCAGCCGCAGTAGAGTTTTTCGAGAATTTGTTCAAGGAAGTTCCTCTCTCTTCGGCAGAGGAATTTATGGTTGGGATTCCTTCTATCCTATCGGCGCAGGACAACGAAGACCTTCTCACCCCTCGATCGATGGAGGAAGTTTGGGAAGCAATAAAAGAAATCCCCAAAGATGGGGCGCCTGGCCCGAATGGTTTCTCCTCAGCTTTCTTCACTTCTTCATGGCCAATTGTGCGACAGGATCTTCATAAAGCAGCATGTGCGTTCCTGGAGGGGAGCTCCATGCCGAGAGCATTTTCCTCCACATTGATCTGTTTGATTCCTAAGAACCCGGTGGCATCGTCTCCTAAAGACTATAGGCCAATTAGTCTTTGTAATGTGGTCTACAAAATCCTTTCCAAGATCCTTTCTACGAGGCTGGGCAAAGTTCTCCCTAAAATTATTTCAGAGGAGCAGGGGGCTTTTGTGAAAGGGAGATCGATCACAAAAAATATTGCAATGGCCCAGGAAGCGTTAAGGAATATTGTCAGGAAAGTTCGAGGAGGCAACATCATCCTAAAGTTGGACCTTGAGAAGGCAAACGACAGAGTCAACTGGAATGTTCTCAAACAGATTATGAAGAGATTCGG CCCGACCTATTCTCACCTTCTCTTTGCTGACGATACTCTGTTGTTCGTCAATGGAAGCCAACACTCCCTCAGGACTGTTAACAGGTTCCTTACAGACTACCAGGAAACTACAGGTCAGTGTATCAATAAAGAGAAATGCAGGTTCTTTTGCCCCCCAGCATGGTCGGCAGCTAGAATTAAAAGTGGCGAGCGCCTGCTGGGTTTTGTCAGGGCCTCGACCGAGGCCACTTATCTAGGTGCTACCCTCATAGTAGGGAGGTTTGGGACCCAACAGCTCCAGTGCCTATTAGGAAAGGTGTCCAACAGAATTTCTAGGTGGAATTCTCGCCATCTGTCCGAGGCAGGTCGTCTGACACTGATCAAGAGTGTTTTAGGGAGCACGCCGCTGCACATCATGGTGGCTATGAAAATCCCGAAGTGGACCCTCATAGCGCTCGAGAGAAAATTTGCTCAATTTCTTTGGGGATGGACAGAAGGGAATAAGAGGCTCAACTGGATAGCGTGGAAGAATGTGGCGTGGCCGATTGATGAAGGGGGGCTAGGTATTCATAGACTGAAGGATGTGCTGCTGGCCCTGCATTTGAAACTAGCTTGGAAGTTAAAGTACAGCGACAATCAGGGCCCCTGGGTGAAACTCATGAGAGCATCTTTCGGGGCGgatttgcatgaagaagaagGTTGCAATGCCATCAGCAAAAGGCCTCCTTTTTGA